Within Caloenas nicobarica isolate bCalNic1 chromosome 20, bCalNic1.hap1, whole genome shotgun sequence, the genomic segment TTGTATACAAACAAGATTAAAGTATTCGTTATCAAAAATTGTTCTAGGAATTTTGGTTTGTGTGCCTagaatgaggaagaaaaccGTTCAGCGACGAAGGCCcgtatttttaaatatacttaggtatttttaaatatacttagGTATTGCTGATCTCTCTTGAAGAGATCTTAGAGCAGAAGCCACTTGTACCTTGCAGAGAACAGCGGTGCCTCAATGCCTTACGTTTCTGTAGATGTTGCCACATGCTTATCTGCATATCCATAAAAAGTAACGCAGTCGTGTATCAGAAGTCTCTCTTGTGACTGTTAATAAATTAAACTTCACTGGTGTCTGAGAAGGCAGGGAATCAATAAACTAGCATTAGGAAGATGGAAGCTGCTGATTGTACACTAAGTCTAAGTGCACTTATGGTTggctttggcttttgtttttcttctccaggctactGGGGACCCTTACTATCTAGAAGTTGGAAAAACACTCATTGAAAACTTGAACAAGTACGCAAGAGTCCCTTGTGGCTTTGCTGCGATGAAGGATGTTCGTACAGGAAGTCACGAAGACAGGTAACAGAttttgcaatgatttttttttgtttttccacaaaaagattatagaaaaaaaaaaaagtagtttccCTGTTTATATAATTGAATTAACTGACTTTTGAGGAGCTCTCTGTCTTCAGTTCAATAACCAAGTCTTAAGTTACCCGTTTGTCATAGTCTATATTTAAACAGCTTTATAGTTTGTTACGTAAGAATATTTTTCGTTTAATAACGTTTCGTTTGTCCCAGAGCAATAGATTAATTACTTGCAAACAAAATGTACTTCAAATCTAGACGTTTGTAAcaaggtttatttgttttttctataATGCTGTTGCGTACTGAACATGCTAAAATATTTCCCTCCAAACATAGTTTCTTCCAAGTGGAAGGAATACTAATGGGATGAAGTTCAACAGTAATAGTCAGGAAGTCTTCAGAGACAgagcaatatttattttactgatgttttagaaaaaaagaggattttccTAAAGGACATCCGCTTTTTTCCGTAGAATGGACTCTTTCTTTCTGGCCGAGATGTTTAAATATCTTTACCTGCTGTTTGCTGATAAGGAAGACATGATTTTCGACATCGAAGATTATATCTTCACTACAGAAGCTCATCTGTTACCACTTTGGCTTTCCACTACAAACCAAACCATctctaaaaaaaatacagtaagtaACAGCTCAAATTTACCTCAGTTTTAGAGGTGCTTTGAAGCAGTTCCTTTCTTGTGAgaggaaatgagaagaaaaaaatcggGGAAATTCACAATCTGAAGTAGTACATCAGTTTTTAACCCTTGGTTTAATAGGAACTATTTCATGATATTAACAGCGACAGTCACGTGAATATGAGTAACGTTCCCATGATTGGAATCTGCACCATTGaatcttgaggaaaaaaagctgtggaTTATTAgcaatatataaaaagaaaataattccccATCTCTGTATAAATTTGAGAATAATACAatatgatatttttattttctattattttttctaaaaaaaatttgcaagaGCATGCCTATGTTTTTGTTGCTTATTTCACTACACAAGCCCTTGGCGAATTTTGAAAGGTTGGTTTGGAGACCACTACAAAGTTAGTTTGACAAGGTACAGCTACAGCTTTGGGGATATTTAATTGCTTCAGTCCCTGTAATAGGCATCTGTTGTGTAAATGCGAGAACACTTATGGGTTTATAAATGACTTAACCTTCCAGAATAACCTATAATAATACAACTGTACCTTGAAGCATCATAAATGTGGCATAACTTCTCCCAAACTGAGAAGCCGATACTTTGAAGACAGGCAGGATTCCCAGAGCCGATGCTTTGGCAAGCGCTGGCCTGACCTGTGTAATTCCCTTGAGAACcgcaaatgttttaaaaagggCAATAAAGACGATCGAGTAAATTGttcaaatgcagttttcttAAGCTCTTTAAAGCAAAGCGGCAAAGATCCATTGAAAAAAGGTGTTCACAGACTTTATGCATTTTGTTAAGACAGGTGTGTTACTCTTTAATGGAATTTATctgatggggagaaaaaaatgatatgAAAACATGGAACgtgtacattatttttaatgtaaacacAGTGCTATTAAGCCAAAATGCCTGTGACTTAGTTGGCAGCAGGAACTGAACATCCTGTTTGTATTTATGCTCATAAACAGGAAAGGTCGTGTTTTACTGTGCTGATGCTTGCAAGACCTTCTTTCTTAAGTGGTGTGACTACCATGTGTCACACTAAGAGCACAGGGATTTTCAAGGGTCTGTTCCGGTAAACTAACAGCCTTTTAGGTCTTGGGTTTTAGGGAGCCTttaaatacttgattttttttaattagctaaCGTGTtgcaaacaggtttttttgcaagCAGGCAAATACTACTTTAATTTTTATAGGTGAGAAAATAACTTGCCAGTTATTTGCAAAACTAAGAACAGGTTAAATACGGCTGCAAATCACTGCACATGTTCCGCGTGGTTTCACATGTTACGGAACAGCAATTTGTGCAAATGTTAACTGTGTCATCTTTCCTGAAAACAGAGATTGTTTGAATTGTGTAAGAGATTCATCCTCGCCCATTCAGACTTGCAAGTCTGTGTGGCTCCCGAGGAGGAGAATcgtttgtttgtatttttgtagtCATACAAAGCAAGAATTACCTAAGGCCTGCAGCTGGTCCACGCTTCATAAAGgcaaaaatcaaatgaaatcGTAATGACTTCTTTTAGTTTCCAGCACAGAAAGTACAGGAGCACTAGCAGTGTCATGAGCAGCCTTGAGAAGTTCCATTTGCCAGCGGAGGATTAGccatttctgccaaaaaaatcTGGTTGCTTAAATTTCAGATGACTTAAGGGTAGGTCTGTCTGTTGAATTTCTTCCTATACCAATGTAACCTGCATTTTTAACAGGCGATGTGTGTCTTTCATTTCAGACGACAGAGTACACGGAGCTGGATGACAGCAACTTTGACTGGACCTGTCCCAACACCCAGATTCTTTTCCCAAACGACCCCATGTTCGCTCAGAGTATTCGTGAACCCTTGAAAAATGTGGTGGATAAGAGCTGCCCTCGGGGTGTTTCCAGAGTGTAAGATGAATATTTTCTGTCGTCTGTTAGTGTAGGACTGAACGGAATGGGGTCTGTTATGCATGGAAGGAGAAATATGAGGTGTATTGGAGCTTGTTCTGCTTGAGTTTGGAGTCCTTTAGGCATGGATAGCCCAGCTACAGGACAAATTAATTATGTTTGGCGTCATCAGCAAGACAGTCCATTTCCAGCAGGAATTAGTGGCTCCTTCAAAGCAAAAGGAGGTTAACCAATCCCATACTCCAAGCAGGAATTGTAGCCCAGGTATTACGGGAACCCTGTCTCTCTGATTTGTGAAATGAATTTCTGTAGTCTCTTTGTAGCTCTTCTTTGTAGTAAGCAAATCATGCTGCCATGTGTTACTTCACCCGTTTTGAAGAATATGGGGTAGTCTGTTAAAGCTGAGGAAGTTTATCCTTCCGGCCACCCCTTTGATATTAATACTTCGTGAGTAAACTGCGTATCAACTGTATGAGGAAAACTGGTTTTAGTCGATCTTACAATAAGGCTATTTAGAAATGAGAGACAGCATATGGTAGTTATCAACATTGCATGTGCTTTTTTGCACTACAAAATTATTGATAATATTGACAGCTTTGTAGAAAAGACAGTTTAATGGAGAAGTGGCATTCTAGTGAAGCTTTAACTCAATGTTATTCCAAAGAATTCTCATCTAGTGGTGGTAAGAATAACTTGTGAGAGTTATGTTTCAAGAataatctgtttttcaaagctttgaTCTCCAATATCTTTTGGCAGGGAAGAGAGTTTGGGAAGTGGACCAAAGCCACCATTGAGAGCCAGAGATTTCATGGCCAGTAATCCCGAACACTTGGAGATACTGAAGAAGATGGGAGTCAGTTTGATTCATCTGAAAGATGGAAGAGTACAATTAGTGCAGCACGCAGTGCAAGTAAGACTTGacagtgctgatttttttttctgaaaactttcaGTAAAATCCTACTAGCGATGATATTTGACACTTGGATGTTCAGGAGGGACAGCCAGACTGTGGAAGGAGGCACATGAGCTGGATATGCAGCACGTGAGATACTGCCGTTTCTTTAGGAGGTCTATATGTTTGTATGTTTTCAGTCTTCTGTATGATGGAGATGCTAAAAAGGTAACTTCCTTATTTGAAATTATGAATGAATGCCAGTGAGCATCcactctgtattttaaaatcttcataGCAGTGGtccaaacaaagaaaagttcaatttatttttttttttcaagtttctcaAATATTTAAGACGAAACTTACTGTTTCTTTCCTACTCAGGCAGCAAGTTCTCTCGATGCTGAAGATGGCTTACGGTTCATGCAGGAAATGATTGAGCTCTCCAGTCAGCAACAGAAGGAGCAACAGCTGCCTCCTCGTGCTGTTCAGATCGTTTCCCACCCATTCTTCGGCAGGGTGGTCTTGACTGCTGGACCAGCACAATTTGGGATGGACTTATCCAAACACAAAACAGGGGTATGTAAGATGTGTATCACAGAATTgttcaggttggaaaagacctttaagatcaagtccaacagTTAagccaacactgccaagtccaccactaccccatgtccctgagaacctcatctaaatgtttgtccaacccctccagggatggtgactccagcactgccctgggcagcctgttccaatgccccacagccctttggggaagaaattgttccccagatccaaccccaacctcccctggtgcaacttgaggccgtttcctctggtcctggcgcttgttcctggggagcagagcccgaccccccctggctccaagctcctttcaggcaggtcagagatcagaaggtctcccctcagctcctgttctccagctgaacccccagctccctcagccgctcccatcacacttgtgctccagcccctcaccagctccgttcccttctctcaactcgctccagcacctcaaggcctttcttggcgtgaggggcccagaactgcccccaggattcgcggtttggcctccccggtgcccagcacaggacggtcactgccctgggcctgctggccacaccagtgctggtaccagccagggtgctggtggcctcttggccacctgggcaaacgctggctcatgttcagccgctggcaccaacacccccagggccttttccagccgctcttccccagcctgcagcgttcatggggttgttgtgacccaagtgcaggacccggcacttggccttggtgaacctcagacaactggcctcagcccatcgatccagccgggccagatccctctgtctggccttcccaccctccagcacatcGACACTCCACCCAACCTCGTGTCATCTGCAAAGTGACTGAGCGTGccctcgatcccctcatccagaccattgataaagagattaaacagaactggccccagtactgagccctggggacaccactcgtgaccggccaccaaccTGATCTGACTCCGTTCACCACAAGTCTGGGCTTTATTACAGTCCaggtacacaacatccacagcctttccctcatccgcTGAGCGCGTCACCTTGTCGTAGAAGGAGAAGAGGTTGGTCAAGCAAGAGCTGCCTTTCATACGCCCCTGCCAACTGGGCATTTCTTGTTTCATTATTGCATAAGCCTAAATTTTACACTACGGATGCTATTTCAGGGTGGCCAGCTAGAGGGTGATCAATTAATTCCAGTGGTTAAAATGACAGGGTGCAGCAATGACAGAAAGACGGCAGTGACAATCTTTTAGATGAGTGGCTTAGCGGTTTGTAGCCTGTGCTATGCGCTTGAGTCACGATTTAGGTTTTAAAATCCATACATAGTATGATTTGTAACAAATTTGTATAATCTGCAGTGCGTATCTTAAGAGATGTTGATTTAAGGGAAGGCTTTTAAGTCAAGCCATGGCTTTGCAGAAACCCATTTAGGGTTAGATTAGGCTCTTCTTAGGCAACTTTTATAAAAGGTTGTATCtagatggaagaagaaaatatcacaGAGGCAATGGTCCCTGTTGGAAGCAGTAGGCAAACCCAATGACTTCAGTTGGCAAAATGcagcacaaaagaggaaaaattccCAGAGGCAGCAGTTCGCAGGTATAGACAAAATACACTCGATATGAAGATTAGGTTTTCACTTGATCATTCTTTGCTTCTTTAAGTCCAGCTTCAGGGTGAAGATTGTGCACTGACAGAATACTACACTAAATACACTAGATcagctgaagaaatgaaaatgcttaGCAGTCTTTTGAACCTAGTGCTCTAATTCTCTctctttggtgtttttttttttgctttttttccaaacagacaAGAGGATTTGTTGCAACCATTAAGCCATATAACGGATGCTCAGAGATCACTAATCCTGAGgcagtgaaagagaaaattgcTCTGATGCAAAGAGGCCAGTGTATGTTTGCTGAAAAGGCACGAAACATTCAAAAAGCCGGAGCGATAGGCGGCATTGTTATTggtaaataaaattaagttcCTCATTTGTGTAAATGTAACCTGTATTTTACAGATACTGGAAAGCTGACAGATGTTAAATGCTCTGAGCTGACAGTACTGTAACACGGAAACTGCGCTCTCAGAAGATGATGAAATGTTGTGTCTGGTTCTGTGCAGAAAATGTCGCTAAACAAATCAAGGAGGGTGATTGTCACTGGTTTTGCAGATGAAAAGTTGTTATTTTAAGGATCACTGAGTTGAAATAGCGCTATCTACCAACTGCTGAGGAAGACCTGAGACACAAATGAAAAGGGCTAAGGAAAACAAGTACACAAAttggctttttgctttttacaaccgactttctgttttctgcctggCATCCTCTAAGCTGGCCGGGCAGGAGAAAGCTGCTCAGAAGGTCGTCGAGAGTTGGGAGTTGTGGCGCGTTTATCTAATGGGAGGTTTGcttgttctgccttttgtgtgcgCGGGCTAGATGACAACGAGGGAAGCAGCAGTGACACGGCTCCTCTCTTCCAAATGGCCGGCGATGGCAAGAACACAGATGATATCACAATTCCCATGCTCTTCCTCTTCAACAAGGAAGGAAACATTATCCTGGATGCCATCCGGGAGTACGAGGCTGTGGAGGTGCTGCTTTCCGATAAAGCGAAAGACAGAGGTAAGATTTGAGGTTGTTTAAGCACGTTTAGCTTCCGGCCGAGCTGTGGCACGACGTGAAATGTACGGTGGTGATTTCTGTCGCTGCCCAAAAGCGCAAACGCGTTATTTGGCAGCGCTAGTTTTTTGTTTGACATCGGTATTAGGTTTTTCATAAGAAAGCCATTATCTGAGATGTGCCATTATCcactccccaccccccccagtTACCATTAACATCCAGAAATGCTGTTCATCAGTTAAATGTCAATTTGAGTAATGAGAAAATCCAGTCTTTTGGATTCCTTTTGAACCCTTTTTGTCATAATCTCCTTTGAAGTGGTGTGAGGAACAGTAGAAGTGTTTTCAGTGCCCTACATTGTAAATGCCTCTCACTTCTCAAGCTCCCCAGTGACATTCTTGGTACCTAAAAGGAAAGGCACAACCGCTACAGCTATTTTGCCTACCTAAGAAGTGCTTATCATAAGAAATAAGGCTGCTGACCTCAGACgttttgcagtttttcttgtATAATACAAGAAAATTGCAAGCTAATACATTCCCAATTAAAATGTTGGCGTGTGGCAGAAAATCCGCGGTGTTCCTTTTGTAAGCCTTCCTCGCTGCCTTGTCCAAGCAGAGTAAGAACGAGTTTCTCTAGCAAACCAGCGCCAACgttttattttctgcacattTGCCGCAGTAATATGCCGAAAGCCACGGTGTTGCTTCTTCATAGCCGCTAATTCCTCCTGTTTATAACTATGGTTAAGATGCTCTAACGAAATACTAAATACAAAAGGTAGCTCTGCATTTGAGGATTTGTAATCCGTATCTGCTTCTTCCCCCCTCCTCGTGCTTCCGTTTGGAATCCCAGCAACAATCTTTAAAGGTAAAACGATTCCAAACTACATTATTGATAGCAGTAAGTATCCCATGTTAAAATCGGCTTATGCAGTTCATCTCCCTAGAAATCATGAAATATTAGTGTCCCGTACGCTGGCTATAAACACCAAACTCCAGAGAAATCCTCACGGTTAAACTGGACGGCTGTTGTAAAGCTAAATCCGTACTTGAGATACGTGTGTTTGTCGCTCCGAGTGGGGATGTGATGGGGAGGCTGTGGCTTTGGCTCTCTCTTTAATCCACAATTCGGTCACTTATGCAACTCTGTCCGACTCCTCCTTGCTTAGACCCTGGTGGATCTGGGAATGCTTTAAAACTCAGTATTAAAGTTCAGTGCGCGCAGCGGGTATTTGCTTAAGCCTGAAGGATGGCAACTAGCACTGACCCAGAAGTCGCTATTTAAGTTGTTTGCCTTTGTTTAAACTGTGTTTCAATGTCTGCTCTTACCTCCCTCTGTGAAATATGTTCCTTAATAACATTGGCTCATCGGATCAATGGAAAGTCTGCACTTCCTTGAGGAAATAAGGTCAAGGGGAGCGGctttgcatttgaaatacaTAATAAAATGCTGCCTTTCTAGTTTTggtgaaaacactttttttttttttcctctctctctctcaaagaCTTGGAAATGGAGAATATGGACCAGAAATTATCTGAAAACGATTCACATAAACAAAATTCCGAAGAAGATACTTTAGCATCTCAGGATATCGGTGCAGGCGGCGAGGAGCCTGAAGAAGGAGAAAGCGCCGACGTTCCCGACCCCGATTCTTTATCTCCTGCGCACGCGGACAGTGACGGCGTTTCCGCTTCCAATCAGGATTCCTCCGTCCCTGGAGCCGCTGAGGCTGGCGCTGCGGAGCCAGCGTGCGTGCCAGGGGACGGCCAGCCGCAGGAACAGCAGCCCCGGACACAGCCAAGCTCCAAAGTTCACTGGGATAATAAAGTCCAGCCTATGGAATCCATACTAGCAGACTGGAATGAAGATATAGAAGCATTTGAAATGATGGAAAAGGATGAGCTATGACTTGTAGTAATAACTTATTTGTTAGTAAACAAATGGAGAACTCTTTGGGTAGAAGTGAGGCCCTGATATCTGAGAACTAGAAAACGCATTCAGCGTTGTGATGAGCAACCAGGTTTCACCTGGAGATGACCACAGCAATCCGGCACGCgctcttttattgttttaatttttcctgttgAGAAATGGGAACGTGCAATCGAAGCATTTGCCTGGCTCCGCTGCGGGGGCCGTAGCCCGGGGCTGCGCGTTCCAGGCCCGCGAGGCGACGCTCCCGCGGCCTCTGGAAAGCAGGAGCCGGCGCAGCGGGGTTACCGCGCCGCGCTTTACCCACGGGAGCACTTGAAGGCGGCAGGTCGGCCGCTGTCCTGGTTGGAGCCGAGGCGCCGTTCCACCCGGCGAAATCCTTCACTGATAGCGGGTGAGGTTGCGCTTCTGGTCGTCGTGTCTTTAAGACACGGCGAGAAGCAGTTTGGTTTCGTCCTGACGTATCGTACTGAGGCCAAGTAGTGTCGCTCATC encodes:
- the EDEM3 gene encoding ER degradation-enhancing alpha-mannosidase-like protein 3, with translation MSGAAGCQGGERGPRWRRPWKLLALGLLSASSVLAAAPGAGAMSKEEKRQLGNQVLEMFDHAYSNYMEHAYPADELMPLTCRGRVRGQEPSRGDVDDALGKFSLTLIDTLDTLVVLNKTKEFEEAVKKVIKDVNLDNDIVVSVFETNIRVLGGLLGGHSVAIMLKEKGEYMQWYNGELLHMAKELGYKLLPAFNTTSGLPYPRVNLKFGVRHPEARTGTETDTCTACAGTLILEFAALSRFTGTSVFEEYARKALDFIWEKRQRSSNLVGVTINIHTGDWVRKDSGVGAGIDSYYEYLLKAYVLLGDDSFLERFNTHYDAIMRYISQPPLLLDVHIHKPMLNARTWMDSLLAFFPGLQVLKGDIRPAIETHEMLYQVIKKHNFLPEAFTTDFRVHWAQHPLRPEFAESTYFLYKATGDPYYLEVGKTLIENLNKYARVPCGFAAMKDVRTGSHEDRMDSFFLAEMFKYLYLLFADKEDMIFDIEDYIFTTEAHLLPLWLSTTNQTISKKNTTTEYTELDDSNFDWTCPNTQILFPNDPMFAQSIREPLKNVVDKSCPRGVSRVEESLGSGPKPPLRARDFMASNPEHLEILKKMGVSLIHLKDGRVQLVQHAVQAASSLDAEDGLRFMQEMIELSSQQQKEQQLPPRAVQIVSHPFFGRVVLTAGPAQFGMDLSKHKTGTRGFVATIKPYNGCSEITNPEAVKEKIALMQRGQCMFAEKARNIQKAGAIGGIVIDDNEGSSSDTAPLFQMAGDGKNTDDITIPMLFLFNKEGNIILDAIREYEAVEVLLSDKAKDRDLEMENMDQKLSENDSHKQNSEEDTLASQDIGAGGEEPEEGESADVPDPDSLSPAHADSDGVSASNQDSSVPGAAEAGAAEPACVPGDGQPQEQQPRTQPSSKVHWDNKVQPMESILADWNEDIEAFEMMEKDEL